The window TAAGCGAGATAATTCAAAAAAAGCAAAAAAATTAAACAAAAGTGTGGAAAAAAGACATCAAGTACTTTAAAATAAAGTATGATATTGGGAGGTAATTATGACAGATAATAGTAATCAATTCTTAGATGCTCTAAAAGAAATGCAGGGAGTTGAAGTCGGCAACATTGTTAACGTTGAAGTTTTAAGTGTTGAAGATGGACAAATCGCTGTTGGTGTTGAAAATGCAGGTGTTGAAGGTGTAATCACTAAACGTGAATTCACTAACGACCGTAACGCAGATTTGAACCAATTGGTAAAACCTGGTGATAAGTTTGAAGCTTTAGTTCTTAGAAGAGCTGGTGGCGATAAAGAAAACGGTGAATTCTTCTTCTCAGTTACTCGTTTGAAGGAAAGAGAAGCCTACAAGGAATTAGAAAAGGTCTTTGAAGAAGGCAAGACTGTTGAAGGTACTGTAACTGGTGCTGTTCGCGGTGGCTTATTAGTTGACGTTGGTACACGTGGTTTCTTACCAGCATCACTTATTTCTAACCGTTACGTTTCTGACTTGAAGCCTTACATTGGCAAGAAGATGAACTTGAAGATCACTGAAATTGATCCTAACAAGAACAGATTAATTCTTTCAAGAAAAGACTTAATCGAAAAGGAACGTGAAGAAGCATTCGAAAACGTTGCTTCACAATTAGTTGTAGGTGATACTGTTGAAGGTAAAGTATCACGTTTAACTGGTTTTGGTGCCTTTGTTGACGTTGGTGGTGTGGACGGTTTAGTTCACATTTCAGAAATTTCTTACAAGCATGTTGACAAGCCAAGTGATGTATTGAAGGCTGGTCAAGATGTTAAGGTTAAAGTTATCGGTATTGATGACGATAGACACAGAATCTCCCTGTCAATTAAGCAAACTTTACCATCCCCATTTGAAGAAGCTACTGAAGGTTTACATGAAGGCGACATCATTGAAGGTGAAGTTAAGACTTTAACTTCATTCGGTGCATTCGTCGAAGTAGCTGATGGAATCCAAGGTTTAGTACACGTTTCAGAAATTGCTAACAAGCACGTTGATAAGCCAAGTGATGTTTTAAAGGTTGGTCAAACTGTTAAAGTTAAAGTTTTGAGCGTTGACCCAAGTGACAGAAGAATCTCATTGTCAATCAAGCAAGCTGATCCTAATGCTGCTAAGAGTGAAAACTCACGTCCACGTCGTCGTCAAGATTCTGTAGCTGATAAGTACATGAATGACAATGACAACGGTTTTGCTTTAGGTGACATTATTGGTGATCAACTTAAAGATAAGGATTAATCGTCATTCGTCTAAAAAAGCTGACTCCGGTCAGCTTTTTTTATTTCTTAGATAAATAGAAAGGGGTAGAAATAATATGTCATTACCCATCGTTGCATTAGTTGGACGACCAAATGTTGGTAAATCAACTATTTTTAACAGAATTATTAATTCTCGCGTCGCTATTGTCGAGGATAAAGCTGGCGTCACTAGAGATAGAATTTATGCTCGTGCTGAATGGATGGGCCATGAATTTATCCTAATTGATACTGGTGGTATTACTTTAGACTCTGGTGAGATCGAAGAGCAAATTAAGGCTCAAGCTGAAATTGCGATTGATGAAGCTGACGTAATCGTCATGTTGGGGGATGTTACTCAGCATATGACTAACATGGATGAAACAATTGCTAAAATGCTTTATCGAACTAAAAAGCCAATTATTTTAGCAGTCAACAAGGCTGATAATCCTGAACAAAGAACTGATATTTATGATTTCTATAGTTTAGGTTTGGGCGACCCAATTCCTGTTTCTGGTAGTCACGGAACTGGTATGGGAGATTTACTTGATGCAATTGTTGGTGAATTTGGCGATAAGGCTAACCAACATGAAGATGATTCAATTCGTTTTAGTGTAATTGGTCGTCCTAATGTAGGAAAATCTTCACTGGTAAATGCTATTTTAGGTGAACAACGTGTAATTGTTTCTAACATCGAAGGAACAACGAGAGACGCCATAGACACGACTTTTACTAATGATGGGCAAAAGTATACTATTGTCGATACTGCCGGTATTAGACGCCGTGGTAAGGTCTATGAGAAGACTGAAAAGTATTCAGTTTTAAGAGCGATTAGTGCCATTGAAGAAAGTGATATTACACTTTTAGTTTTAGATGCTAGCACAGGCATTCGTGAACAAGATAAGCACGTTGCTGGATATGCTCACGACGCAGGCCGAGGGGTAATTATCGTCGTAAACAAGTGGGATCTTCCTAAGAAATATAGCACAAGTATGAAGGACTTTGAGGACACAATTAGACAAGAGTTCCAATACTTAGACTATGCTCCAATTGTTTTCGTTTCGGCAAAGACTGGTCAAAGAGTTCCTGATATTTTGAAGCTAGTTAAAGAGGTTCACGATAATCAAACTCGCCGCATTAAGTCTAGTGTCTTAAATGATTTGCTCCTTGAAGCAACTAGAATCACTCCAACGCCACTTGTTAACGGAAAGAGATTAAGAATCTACTACATGACGCAAGTTGCAGTAACTCCGCCGACATTTGTTGTTTTTGTAAATGATCCAGAATTATTGCACTTCTCCTACCAGAGATTTTTAATTAATCAATTACGTCAGAACTTTGATTTTGGTAGGAACACCGATTAAAATTTTAGCTAGAAAGCGTAAATAGGCTTAAAATTTCAAAAAAAAGGGGATATATCTGCGAAAAAAGCTTGCAACTAAGCGTCTTAGTGTGCTAATTTTATTGCAGGGAATAATGAATAAATCATTTTTCTTATTTTTCAAAGGTTTTGTTTTAAAATACTATTAGTTCATTTCGGGAGGTGAAGTGGAATGGCAAACAAGGCAGAATTAGTTTCTGAAGTTGCTGCTAAAACTGACTTAACCAAGAAAGAAGTTGCTGCTGCAGTTGATGCAATCTTTAGCTCTATTCAAGAAGATCTTGCTAAGGGTGAAAAAGTTCAATTGATCGGTTTCGGTACTTTTGAAGTACGTCACCGTGCAGCTCGTAAGGGTCGTAACCCACAAACTGGGGCTGAAATCGAAATCCCAGCTTCTAAGGTTCCTGCATTCAAGCCAGGTAAGGCTCTTAAGGATGCTGTTAAGTAATTGTTCAGTTACTAGCAAAATAAAAACGTGCTAAGTTATATAGCTTGGCACGTTTTTTGTGTACAATTATTGTGTTAGCACAAACGAAAAGAGTGAAAAAATGACTTATTCTGAACAACTATTAGATGCAATTCAAAATCATGATTTTTCTGATAATCATATTCTTCTTAAAAAAGCACTAGAAAATGATGATCCAGAAGTTTTAGCTTCTTTAGCAGAAAATTTGACTGACCTTGGTTTTACTGATCTTTCTAAGGAAGTTTACCGCTATTTGATTGCTCAATTTCCAAGAGAAGACTTGTTTAAGGTATACTTAGCTGAGATTTTATTAAATGATGGCGATGAAGATGATGGCTTGCAGCTTTTATATGATGTAAAGCCAGAAAGTGATGCTTATATTGAAAGCTTGCTTGATTTAGCTGATTATTATCAAAGTAATGGTCTAATTGAAACAGCTCGTCAAAAGCTCTTAGAAGCTCATAAATTAGCTCCTGAAGAAGATGCAATCAACTTCGGCTTAGCAGAACTTGATTACTTAAGTGGCGATTATGGTGAAGCATTAGGACTATACCGCGAACTTGCAAAAGAAAATAAAACCTTTGGTGAAGTAGTCTTAAGTCAAAGAATTGCTGCTTGCCTCGCAAAATTAGGTGAGTACGAAGAAGCTGCCAACGAAATTAAGAGTCATGAAAATGATATCTTGAGTATTGATGCATTGTATGAAGCCGGCTTAATTATGTTATCTGCTGGCGATAATAAGGCCGCAATTAAATACTTAGATCAAGTGATTGAAACTCAACCAGATTATGTAAATGCCTATCCTTTGCTTGCTCAAGCTTATGCAGCAGAAGATAACAATGAAGAAGTATTGAGAACCGCCCAGACAGGACTTTCTTATAATGAACTAGATGAGGTCTTGTATAGCTTGGGTGCAAAAGCAGCTGCTAACTTAAACCAATTGGATGAAGCAGAGCGCCTACTCAAGAAGGGGCTAGAAATCGCTCCCGACAATAGTGACTTGCGCTTGCAGTTATCTAACTTGTATCTTCACCAGCACCAAGATGAGGCAAATATTGCCTTATTTAAGGATCTTGATGATGAGGAACTTGAACCACAAGCTCACTGGAATATGGCTATCTCATATCAAAGACTTGAAGACTATGATAAGGCGAAGAGCGAATTCTTGCTTGCTTATCCTGCCTTTCAAAAGAATGCAAGCTTCTTGAGACAGATGATTAGCTTGTTCTATGAATTGCGAGAGATTCCGACGACCAAGGAATTGATTAAGAAGTATCTGCAAGTTCAACCTGACGATATTGATATGCAAGATATGTTAGATGGATTGAATAGTGAAGAGTAGAAGAAAAGCTGGCTGTGAGGTCAGCTTTTTATTTTTGAAAAAGTTTATACAAAATTTATCTTCTTTCGTATAATCAATGATATAAGTTTTAATTAGAAGTTGGGTTTAATGGATAAATTTGAAGCAAAAAAATTATTACAAAAATTAGATACTATACAAAATTTTTTAAGTGAAAAAGATTTGCCTAGGTTGGAAAGAAAGTTAGATGCTGAAGCAGATAATTTAAAAAGAAATATGTTCGATGATTGGCTTAGATCTATTCCTAAGTCTGTTAAAGAAATTTTCTATGGCAAATTGACTTATGATCAGTTATATTCGAAGTTTTTTCCTTCTGTCTTGCACAGTTCATTTTCTAAGAACGAGATAGTTTTAGTGTTCTCCATTTTAAAATCAAGGAATAAAATGGAACAATACCAGCTAAAGTACTCAGAAAAATTAAGCAATTTAAAAGTATGTTTGCAGTTTATAAAAGAAAACGATCGATCTAAGTTTTTATCAATTTTTCAGAATCATGATATTAAACAAAAATTGCTTAAAGCTAAAGAATTTGCTGAGGAAAATAAGAATGTGCTTTCTAATATTCAATACAAAAGAGAAAATGAATGGGATGAAATAGCTGAATCATTTGAAGACTTAGATATTAGCTTAAAAAATAAACGATTTGAATATTTAAATCCATTTGTAAATTTAGATACAGAAAAGTCTAAAGAAGATATAATTTTTAAAATCATACGTGATTTCCTTAAAAATAAGATTTTATTTTTATCAGAACAGAGCAGAAATGGTGTAGAAGAAAGTATTCGTGGTATTTGGAAAAACTTGAAAGAAGAAGAGTTATCTAATCAATTAAATTCATTACCTATAGAAATGCTTAAAAAGCAAATTGATAATGAACAAATTGGAGATGTTCTCGATAATTTTGATAATGTTGGACAAGTAATCTCATTATCATTAGCAGAGGTTTCTGAGAGATATGGTTTAAATATGCAGCAAAGTGCTGAAATTTTGAAACAATCTAAAGAGATACTGAATGACCTAAAATCTAATGTTTATCCTAAGTTGACATTAGATAAGTTAAAAGGACAAAGGTTGCAACTGCTACATTTGTTAAATGCTTATAAAAATTATCCAGATGAACAAGCTATAGAAGAAAAAGTAGTTATAGAGAATTATAGAAAACTAGAAGAAAAACTAGGTAATTTAGAAGATATTGCTCCTAATAGATATCTAACTAATTTTATAGATAGCATCACTTTTAAATATTGGTGTGAGAGTGAAGCTGAAATCTATAGGATATTAGACGGCTGCATTCAAGTTAATAGTACATTTAGGGACTGTTTGAATGATAATTTGAATGATCAAGAAATTAAAGCTCTTTTTGAAAAAGATAGTGCAACATTCTACGCTTTAATCGAAGAAATTACTGGCAATAAAAAAAGTTATAATCCATCTGATCTACCAGATTATATTGTACATGAAGTTCAGAAGACTAAACTTAATCTTAAAGGATTTAAAGCGCATTTAAGATCATATCAAGCTTTTGGCAGTAAATATATTTTCTATTTTCAAAGGACCTTATTGGGAGATGAAATGGGACTAGGAAAAACTATTCAGGCGCTCGCAGTCGCGACGCATCTTTCAAATCAGGGACAGACTCATTGTTTAGTTATTAGTCCACTAAGTGTCCTTGAAAATTGGAAGAGAGAAATTGAAAAATGGACTAATATAAAATGCTTTGTGTTTAGAGGAGATAAAGCTATAAAAGAACAAAATTTGTCAAAATGGGAGGAATCAGGAGGCATATTACTTACTAATTATTCTCATTGCAGAATATTGAAAGAAAGTAGAAAAAATATAGATATTGATTTTGCAATAGTAGATGAAGCACATTTGATTAAAAATCCTGCAACAAAGCGTAGCAAAAATGTTAATGCTTTGATTAAAAATTGTAAATATAAGCTGTTAATGACTGGTACTGCTCTAGAGAATAGGCTTGATGAAATGATTAACTTAATTGACTTTCTTAATGAGTCTCTAGCGGAAAAAGTTGCCAATAATTTAAATAATAAAACTTATAAGACGGATATAGCTCAAGTTTACTTGAGACGAAAAAGAAAAGAAGTTTTACATGAACTTCCAGCATTAGGGCTTACAACAATGTGGTCAACTTTTAATGAAAAAGAACAAGACTTCTATGATCAAGCCGTGAGTGAAGGTATTGCAGGATTGATGAAGATGCGTAGAGCAGCATTTATTGATGAAGATAGTCAAAAGATAGAGCAAATTATTAATATTTGTGTTGATTCACATGAAAATAGTGAAAAAGTTATAGTTTTTTCATTTTTCAAAAATTATGTTTTGAAATTGTTAAAGAAGAAATTGCCGTTTCTTGCAGACGATATTATTAGTGGTGATTTATCATCTAATCAGCGTCAAGAAGTAATTGATAAATTCTCAGAAAATCCAAATCAGAATGTACTTTTAGTTCAAATAGATGCTGGTGGATTTGGACTTAATATCCAAGCTGCTAATAGAGTTATTTTGTGTGAACCGCAATGGAAACCTTCGACAGAAAACCAAGCTATAAGTAGAGCTTATAGAATGGGCCAAAATAGAAATGTTATGGTTTATCGTTTGTTAACTAAGGAAAGTGTCGATGAAACCATGATGGAAATTATTCATGAAAAAGAAGATATTTTTAATACGTATGCAAATGATTCTGTTGTTGCCGATGCATTTATGAATAATGATTCAGATAAAGAAGAAAATGAAGCTGTAATGAAGAAAAAAGTATTTCAGATTGAGCGAGACCGTTTAGAGAAAAAGCAGGAAGTGGTGAATGTAAGTGAATAACAATATTGATAATAAAGAAGTATATGTTAGAACAAAGACTTGTTTAATATGGAATATTGTAGGATTAGTAATCTTGCTATTATCTTTTACTATAATTGCTTTACCAGAAATAGTAATACTATTGATTACTCTAATAAAACGTAAAGTTAAAGTTTATTCGCTTAAAGAGAATAATTATCTGATAATTTCCAAAAAAGCATGGAAAGAATACAAAAGAATAAATAATATAGGTTTCTGGAAACAGTATTCTCTGGTTTCAGTAACAAAAATAATTCATCAGCATTATTCTAACGTTGTTTTAGGAAAAACAGATACAGCTATACAAGATAAAAGTGCTAGTGATGAAGTTAAAGATATAGCGCCTGTAAATACACTTCAATCCAAAAAAGATCTAAAAAATGTGAATATTAACATTAGTGAATGCCTAGATAAATCAATTGAAAATAAAAAGACAAATGAATTAAATGAGAATAATAGATTTAAATTTGTTAAAGCCAGACTTACTGATAGAGACAACAAACAAAATGCAGCGCAACTAAATAAGATAAAACTTTTGTCTAGTGAAAGACAAAAGTATAACGATTTACAAAATAAAATTAAGCTTGAGAATAATGGAGAAGCTAATTTTGGAGTGGATTTTAAAAATAAAGTAATTTTTATCGATAAATTATATGAATCGAAAGGCTTTGATGAATTTTTTTTTGAAGATTTATCTGATATAAAAGTAGATGAAAAAGACTTATCTAATATTAATTTTGTTAAGAAAGATGGGAGTGAAGTTCAAGCTTCTTTTATAAAATTCCCTGTTAGTGAGGAAGAAAAGAATTTAGACAGCATAATTTTAAAGAACTTAGTATTAAAAATTAAATCTGAAATTAGTTAACTGTTATTTATAAAATTGAATATAAGTGAGAGCGTTCTTATTAAAGATCGCTTTTTACTTAATTCATATTTTTTATTATGTAAACATCAAAGAACATGTATTCCTAATGAACTTGTTGTGAAATGACTATTCAGGGTAAAATATAAATATTATTTAAATTTGTTAAACATAGGAGTTAATAATGATCGCTGGAGAATTAAAAAGCAAAATTGATAATCTTTGGGAAACTTTTGCAACCGGTGGATTAACTAATCCATTGAACGTAATTGAACAAATTACATATTTAATGTTCATTAAGGATTTAGATGATTCAGACAATAGAAGAAGAAAAGATAATGCATTTCTAGGATTGAATGACTATAAATCTATTTTTGATGGCGAAGTTCAGATTGATGATGATGTAGTCGTAGATGGCGATGAACTTAGATGGTCTACTTTTAAAGACTTTGCACCAGAAAAGATGTTTACCGTAGTACAAACAGAAGTTTTTCCTTTTATTAAAAACTTGAAAAATGGTGAAGATAGTTCTTTTGCTCGACATATGAAAGATGCAACATTTTTAATACCAACACCAGGGTTGTTATCTAAAGTTGTAGAATCGTTGGATGAAATTTATCGCTTGATGGATGCAGATGTTTCAAAGAGAGCTGATATTCGTGGGGACGTTTATGAATATCTCTTAGGAAAGTTATCTACTGCTGGGCGAAATGGTCAATTCAGAACACCACGTCATATTATTAAGATGATGGTTGAATTAATGAATCCACAAGCTAATGATAGTATTTGCGATCCAGCCGCTGGTACGGCAGGCTTTTTAGTAGAAGCTGCTGAGTATCTGCAAACTAAAAAAAGTGCTGAAATTTATGATAGTAAAGAAAGTAAAGATTATTTTCATAATCAATTGTTTACTGGTTATGATACAGATCCAACAATGCTTCGTATTGGTGCGATGAACATGTTAACGCATGGAGTAGATAATCCTAAAATTGAATATCAAGATAGTTTATCTGATCAAAATAATGATAGAGATAAATATTCTTTGATTATGGCTAATCCTCCATTTAAGGGAAGTTTAGACTATGATTCAGTTTCAGATGATTTGCTTAAAACTTGTAAAACAAAGAAAACAGAATTATTGTTTTTAACCTTATTTTTAAAAATGCTTAGAGTAGGTGGTAGATGTGCATGTATTGTTCCAGATGGAGTTTTATTCGGTTCATCTAAAGCTCATAAATCAATTAGAAAAGTATTGGTTGAAGATAATAATTTAGAAGCAGTAATTTCAATGCCTTCAGGAGTATTTAAACCATACGCTGGAGTTTCAACTGCAATTTTGATATTTACTAAGACTGGTAATGGCGGAACTGATAAGGTTTGGTTCTATGATATGACCGCTGATGGCTTTTCACTTGATGACAAACGAACACCTGTTAAAGAAAATGATATTCCTGATATTATTGAACGATTTAAGCATTTAGACAAAGAAATTGATCGTAAAAAGACTGAAAAGTCATTTATGGTTGGTAAGAAAGATATTGTTGCTAATGATTATGATCTTTCAATTAATCGTTACAAAGAAATAGAGTATAAACCAGTTGAATATCCGCCAACTAAGGATATTATTGCTGAAATTGAAAAATTAGATAAAGAAGCAAATGATGCATTACAAGAGTTAAAAGCTCTTTTAAAGGACTAGAAAGGAAAAACAAATTCAGGTTTGTATGGAAGATATAAAAATAAAATTATTAGGAGAAATATGTGAATTTTATAGTGGGACGGGGTTCCCTAAAAAATTTCAAGGTAACTTAGAAGGAAAATACCCTTTTTATAAAGTTGGAGATATTTCAAAAAGTGCGGATGAAAACAAAAACTTTTTAACTAAATCTGATAATTACGT of the Lactobacillus gasseri ATCC 33323 = JCM 1131 genome contains:
- a CDS encoding DEAD/DEAH box helicase; translated protein: MDKFEAKKLLQKLDTIQNFLSEKDLPRLERKLDAEADNLKRNMFDDWLRSIPKSVKEIFYGKLTYDQLYSKFFPSVLHSSFSKNEIVLVFSILKSRNKMEQYQLKYSEKLSNLKVCLQFIKENDRSKFLSIFQNHDIKQKLLKAKEFAEENKNVLSNIQYKRENEWDEIAESFEDLDISLKNKRFEYLNPFVNLDTEKSKEDIIFKIIRDFLKNKILFLSEQSRNGVEESIRGIWKNLKEEELSNQLNSLPIEMLKKQIDNEQIGDVLDNFDNVGQVISLSLAEVSERYGLNMQQSAEILKQSKEILNDLKSNVYPKLTLDKLKGQRLQLLHLLNAYKNYPDEQAIEEKVVIENYRKLEEKLGNLEDIAPNRYLTNFIDSITFKYWCESEAEIYRILDGCIQVNSTFRDCLNDNLNDQEIKALFEKDSATFYALIEEITGNKKSYNPSDLPDYIVHEVQKTKLNLKGFKAHLRSYQAFGSKYIFYFQRTLLGDEMGLGKTIQALAVATHLSNQGQTHCLVISPLSVLENWKREIEKWTNIKCFVFRGDKAIKEQNLSKWEESGGILLTNYSHCRILKESRKNIDIDFAIVDEAHLIKNPATKRSKNVNALIKNCKYKLLMTGTALENRLDEMINLIDFLNESLAEKVANNLNNKTYKTDIAQVYLRRKRKEVLHELPALGLTTMWSTFNEKEQDFYDQAVSEGIAGLMKMRRAAFIDEDSQKIEQIINICVDSHENSEKVIVFSFFKNYVLKLLKKKLPFLADDIISGDLSSNQRQEVIDKFSENPNQNVLLVQIDAGGFGLNIQAANRVILCEPQWKPSTENQAISRAYRMGQNRNVMVYRLLTKESVDETMMEIIHEKEDIFNTYANDSVVADAFMNNDSDKEENEAVMKKKVFQIERDRLEKKQEVVNVSE
- a CDS encoding type I restriction-modification system subunit M; its protein translation is MIAGELKSKIDNLWETFATGGLTNPLNVIEQITYLMFIKDLDDSDNRRRKDNAFLGLNDYKSIFDGEVQIDDDVVVDGDELRWSTFKDFAPEKMFTVVQTEVFPFIKNLKNGEDSSFARHMKDATFLIPTPGLLSKVVESLDEIYRLMDADVSKRADIRGDVYEYLLGKLSTAGRNGQFRTPRHIIKMMVELMNPQANDSICDPAAGTAGFLVEAAEYLQTKKSAEIYDSKESKDYFHNQLFTGYDTDPTMLRIGAMNMLTHGVDNPKIEYQDSLSDQNNDRDKYSLIMANPPFKGSLDYDSVSDDLLKTCKTKKTELLFLTLFLKMLRVGGRCACIVPDGVLFGSSKAHKSIRKVLVEDNNLEAVISMPSGVFKPYAGVSTAILIFTKTGNGGTDKVWFYDMTADGFSLDDKRTPVKENDIPDIIERFKHLDKEIDRKKTEKSFMVGKKDIVANDYDLSINRYKEIEYKPVEYPPTKDIIAEIEKLDKEANDALQELKALLKD
- a CDS encoding HU family DNA-binding protein encodes the protein MANKAELVSEVAAKTDLTKKEVAAAVDAIFSSIQEDLAKGEKVQLIGFGTFEVRHRAARKGRNPQTGAEIEIPASKVPAFKPGKALKDAVK
- the rpsA gene encoding 30S ribosomal protein S1 translates to MTDNSNQFLDALKEMQGVEVGNIVNVEVLSVEDGQIAVGVENAGVEGVITKREFTNDRNADLNQLVKPGDKFEALVLRRAGGDKENGEFFFSVTRLKEREAYKELEKVFEEGKTVEGTVTGAVRGGLLVDVGTRGFLPASLISNRYVSDLKPYIGKKMNLKITEIDPNKNRLILSRKDLIEKEREEAFENVASQLVVGDTVEGKVSRLTGFGAFVDVGGVDGLVHISEISYKHVDKPSDVLKAGQDVKVKVIGIDDDRHRISLSIKQTLPSPFEEATEGLHEGDIIEGEVKTLTSFGAFVEVADGIQGLVHVSEIANKHVDKPSDVLKVGQTVKVKVLSVDPSDRRISLSIKQADPNAAKSENSRPRRRQDSVADKYMNDNDNGFALGDIIGDQLKDKD
- a CDS encoding tetratricopeptide repeat protein, with translation MTYSEQLLDAIQNHDFSDNHILLKKALENDDPEVLASLAENLTDLGFTDLSKEVYRYLIAQFPREDLFKVYLAEILLNDGDEDDGLQLLYDVKPESDAYIESLLDLADYYQSNGLIETARQKLLEAHKLAPEEDAINFGLAELDYLSGDYGEALGLYRELAKENKTFGEVVLSQRIAACLAKLGEYEEAANEIKSHENDILSIDALYEAGLIMLSAGDNKAAIKYLDQVIETQPDYVNAYPLLAQAYAAEDNNEEVLRTAQTGLSYNELDEVLYSLGAKAAANLNQLDEAERLLKKGLEIAPDNSDLRLQLSNLYLHQHQDEANIALFKDLDDEELEPQAHWNMAISYQRLEDYDKAKSEFLLAYPAFQKNASFLRQMISLFYELREIPTTKELIKKYLQVQPDDIDMQDMLDGLNSEE